The following is a genomic window from Pseudomonas parafulva.
GCCGTCAACCGCGCCGCCCTGGGTCACCAGCCGCATGCCTGTGGCACGGTCGGCTGTCTGCAGGCCTACCCAGGCTCGCGCAACGTGATTCCGGGTGAAGTGCGCATGACCTTGGACTTCCGTCATCTGCAGGGCGAGCGGCTGGACGCGATGATCGCCGAGGTGCGCGAAGTCATCGAGCGCACGTGCGAGAAACACGGGCTGAGCTTCGAGCTGACGCCGACCGCCGACTTCCCGGCGCTGTATTTCGACAAGGGCTGTGTCGAGGCGGTGCGTGAGTCGGCGAAAAGCCTGGGCCTGTCGCACATGGATATCGTCAGCGGGGCAGGGCACGACGCGATCTTCCTGGCCGAACTCGGCCCGGCGGGGATGATCTTCGTGCCGTGCGAGAACGGCATCAGCCACAACGAGATCGAGAACGCTGCGCCCGAAGATCTGGCAGCCGGTTGCGCCGTGCTGCTGCGGTCAATGCTGGCGGCGTCGCAGGCGATCGCCCAGGGACGCAAGGCAGCCTGAGGCTTCCCGGAGGATGGGGTCGCCCAGCGGCCCCAGAATGACGGTGTGGGCGGCTGGATGAAGATCAGTACATGGTCACAAGATCGTCATATTGGCTTACCTATGATCACGCCATCCTCCACCGCGCCAGGGCCTCACCTTGCCCACACATCATTCATCCTCATCCGACAAGACTCGCCCATTGGCAGGCGCCGCGCACGGTGCCCAGGAGACAGAGCTGCATGGCCTGCTTTGCGGTTTCGTGTTCCGTCCCGGCGAGCCAGGACGCGAGATCGACGCCAATCAGGCCGTGTATCTGATGCAGGAGGACGACGACTCCGAGCATTTTCTCTGGCTGCACTTGAACCTTGCCCACGCCTCGTGCGAACGCTGGATGCGCAGCAACCTGGCGTTGCCGGAGACATTTTTCGAGACCCTGCGCGAGGGCTCCCGCTCCACGCGCATCGAGCACACCGATGCAGCCTTGCTGGCCGTGGTCAACGACGTGGTGTTCAGCTTCGGGCGGGTGTCCTCCGAGGTGTCGACATTGTGGGCCTGCGCGCGCCGTCGCCTGTTGGTCAGTGCGCGCCTGCATCCGCTGCAGTCGGTGGATACCTTGCGCTCGTCGGTCAAGCGCGGCGAGCGTTTCGACTCGACCGTCGAGTTGCTGATTCACTTATTGGGCGATCAGGGCGACCTGCTTACCCAGGTGGTACGTGAAACCACCTTGCATGTGGACCGTATCGAGGATCAGTTGCTGTCCCAGCGCCTAGGTGTCAACCGCGCCGAGCTCAGTACCCTGCGTCGGGCGCTGGTGCGGTTGCAGCGGCTGCTGGCGCTCGAACCCGGCTCATTGCTGCGACTGCTCAACCGGCCGCCGGAGTGGCTGCGTGAGCAGGACATGCGGCAGTTGCGTGCGGCCACCGAGGAGTTCGCGGTGATCATCAACGACCTCACCGCGCTGGTGGAGCGCATCAAGCTGTTGCAGGAAGAAATCGCCGCCAAGCTGACCGAGGACAACAACCGCACGCTGTTCACCTTGACGGTGGTAACCGTGTTGGCGCTGCCGATCAACATCATCGCCGGCTTCTTCGGTATGAACGTCGGCGGCATTCCGCTGGCCGACGATCCCAATGGATTCTGGGTGCTGGTGGCGCTGGTGTTCACTTTCACGGTGCTGGCCGGGCGCTGGGCATTTCGCAAGCGTGGCGACTACTGACGCCCGGCCACGCGGATTCAGATCACGCCGCAGGCCATGCGGTCGCCGCCACCGCCCAAGGGCATGGGCATGTCGGCATGGTTGTCGCCGCCAGCATGGACCATCAGGGCCTTGCCTTTGATCTCGGAAATTTTCTTGATACGCGGGGCCAACACCGGATAGGTGGCGTTGCCATCGGTGGTCACGTACAGCGCCGGCAGATCGCCGAGGTGGCCGTCGCCGTAGGGGCCCAGGTGCTTGCCGGTCTTGGCCGGATCGAAGTGCCCGCCAGCGGCCAGTGCGGCGACCTTCTTGCCATCCTTGACCCCAGCATCGCAACTGCCGTTCTCGTGCACGTGGAAGCCGTGGATGCCAGCGGGCAGCTTGCTCAGTTGAGGCGTGAAAATCAGGCCGTAGGCCGATTCGCTGATGGTCACCTGGCCGATCGGCTGGGGCGCACCGTCAGCGCTCACCAGGTTGATCGGCACCTCCACGGAGGCGGCATGGGCGCCAAGGGAGAGGCTGGCGAGTAGACCGAGGAGCAGCGTGCGTTTCATGGCGTTTCTCTCTTGTGGCTCGTTTAAAAGAAGGCGACTGCAAGCTAAGACCGCCGTAACAGCCTAGTCGTTTCCGCGACTCTATTGAGTAGGACGAAGCCAACGTCGTTCGAACGAGAGAAAATCTGAGGAAGTGGGCTGACAGGCCCGGGACGGGCGGGCCTGTCAGCAAGTGTTTCAAAGCATGTCGCTCAACGGCGGCTCGGCGTATCGAAGCGTCGCCTTATCGGCTGCTGCTTGCCACACGGGTATGACGCAAGGTTGGCAACAGAAACGCAATGGCCAGGACGCATGCCCCGATCAGCAGCACGAAGCCACCGTCCCAACCGAAGTGATCGACGGTGTAGCCCATCGCTGCGCTGGCGGCGACCGAGCCGCCCAGATAGCCGAACAGGCCGGTGAAGCCGGCGGCGGTGCCGGCGGCTTTCTTCGGCGCCAGTTCCAGCGCTTGCAGGCCGATGAGCATGACCGGGCCGTAGATCAGGAAACCGATGGATACCAGCGCGATCATGTCGACGGTGGGATTGCCCGGTGGATTGAGCCAGTACACCAGGGTGGCCACGGTCACCAGCGCCATGAACACGATACCGGTCAGGCCACGGTTGCCCCGGAAGATCTTGTCCGACATCCAGCCGCACAGGAGGGTGCCCGGAATGCCTGCCCATTCGTAGAAGAAGTAGGCCCAGGAGGTCTTGTCGACGGTGAAGTGCTTGGCTTCCTTGAGGTAGGTCGGCGCCCAGTCGAGCACGCCGTAGCGCAGCAGGTAGACGAACACGTTGGCCAGGGCGATGTACCAGAGCATCTTGTTGCGCAGCACGTACTTGACGAAGATCTGCTTGGCGCTGAATTCCTGCTCGTGGCTGGCATCGTAGCCTTCGGGGTAATCGTTCTTGTATTCCTCGATCGGCGGCAGGCCCACCGACTGCGGCGTGTCGCGCATGGTGGCAAAGGCGAACACGGCCACCAGCACGGCGACGGCCGCGGGTACGTAGAAGGCCGCATGCCAGTCGTTGGTCCAGCCCAGGCCCAGGATGAACAGTGGACCGATCAGGCCGCCGCCGACGTTGTGCGCCACGTTCCACACCGACACCACACCGCCACGCTCCTTTTGCGACCACCAGTGAACCATGGTGCGGCCACTGGGCGGCCAACCCATGCCTTGGGCCCAGCCGTTGATGAACAGCAGCACGAACATGATGGTCACGCTGGAGGTGGCCCAGTGTGCGAAACCGAACACGAACATCACCGCGGCCGACACCAGCAGGCCGAAGGGCAGGAAATAGCGTGGGTTGGAGCGGTCGGACACCAGCCCCATGAGGAATTTGGAAAGGCCATAGGCGATGGCGATGGCGGAGATCGCCACACCCAGTTGACCACGCGTATAGCCCTGCTCTTCGATCAGGTAGGGCATGGCCAGGGAGAAGTTCTTGCGCAGCAGGTAGTAACCGGCGTAGCCGATGAAGATACCGGCGAAGATCTGCCAGCGCAGGCGGCGGTAAGTACTGTCGACTTGATCGGCGGGCAGTGGCGCCCGGTGTGCGGCAGGGCGGAAGAAGGCAAGCATGGGAAGCTCCAGCGTTGTTGTTTTATCTGCGAAAACGAATATTACATTTTCGTTACAGAAAACAGTACTGCGGCGCTGGCATACCCTGTGGTGCAGGGAGATTTCCTACTGAAGGAGCAGGAGCGGCATGCCGCCGCCCCCGCTGAGGCTCATGGGTTACGGGTGACTCGCCATACGGTGTTGGCCAGATCGTCGGCGATGATCAACGCACCTTTCGGATCGACGGTCACCCCGACTGGGCGTCCTCGGGTCTTGCCGTCTTCGCCACGAAAGCCGGTGGCGAAGTCGACCGGCTCGCCCGCCGGCTTGCCATCGCTGAACGGCACGAAGATCACCTTGTAGCCCACCGGGTTGGGCCGGTTCCAACTGCCGTGTTCGCCGACGAATACGCCATTGGCGAACTGCTCGCCCATGGCCGCCACCGAGAAGTCGACGCCCAGTGCCGCCACATGCGAGCCAAGGCTGTAGTCCGGTTTGATCGCGGCGGCGACCTTCGCTGGGTTCTGCGGCTGGGCGCGGGTGTCCACGTTCTGCCCCCAGTAGCTCCAGGGCCAGCCGTAGAAGGCGCCTTCACGGACCGAGGTGAGGTAGTCCGGCACCAGGTCCGGCCCCAGTTCGTCGCGCTCGTTGACCACTGCCCAGAGTTGACCGGAGTCGGGCTGGATGGTCAGCGCGGTCGGGTTGCGCAGGCCGGTGGCATAGGGCTTGTGCGCGCCGGTCTGGGCGTCGATCTGCCAGACCATCGCCCGATCGACCTCGACCTCCATGCCACGCTCGGTGATGTTGCTGTTCGAGCCAATGCCCACGTAAAGGTAGCGGCCGTCGGGGCTGATGGTGAGCGCCTTGGTCCAGTGGTGGTTGATCGCCGAGGGCAGTTCGGTGACCGTGGTGGGTGCGCCAGAGGCCTGGGTTTGGCCGTCCTGATAATCGAAACGCACCAGCGCATCCTGATTGGCCACGTACAGCTTGCCGTCGGCATAGGCCAGGCCATAGGGCGCGTTGAGGTTCTCGGCGAACACCGTCTGCACTTCGTAGCGGCCGTCACCGTCGGCGTCGCGCAGCAGCGTGAGGCGATTACCGCCCTTGACCTGGGTGTTGCCTTTGGCCTTGATCTGGCTGGCGATCACGTCCTTGGGCTTGAGCTTGGCCGCATTGCCGCCGCGACCCTCGGCAACCAGGATGTCACCGTTGGGCAGCACCAGCGTCTGGCGCGGAATCTTCAGGTCGCTGGCGATGGCGGTGATGCTGAAGCCCTGGGGTACGGTAGGCTTCTGCTCGCCCCACTGAGTGGGCTCGGCGATCTTCATGCTGGGCAGCAAGCCACGTTCCGGGGCCGGCAGCTTCGGATCGGGACCGCGTGCCTGGGTGGCATCGCCGTCGCCGCCACAGGCGGTCAGCAGCAGGCTCATGCTCAGAACGGACAACGTCAGTGGCGTTTTCATGCAGCACCTCCGGAACGCAGGTTGGTCAGGCCGACCCAAGTCGCGATGCACGCCAGCACGCTGACGATCACCGACAGCACCAACCCCGAAGGCATCACCGCCCAGGCGTCCTTGGCGTGTTCGAAGGCGTTGATCAGCCCCAGTACCCAGGTCACCAGCAACAGCAACACGTAGAGCACCGGCCGTCCGGCCTTGCGCTCGGCGCGCACCAGGTTGGCCAGCGCGAACAGGAACGCCAAACCGCAGAACAGCAGGCCGCCGGCGATCAGCCAGGCGGCGAAGTTGCTCCATTGAATCTGCATGCTCTGGTAGTAGGCGATGTCGCTGATCAATGCCCCCAGGAACAACGGCACGGTGCCGGCCAGCAGTGTCGCGTGCAGCGGCCCGGGTCGGCAGCGGTAGGGGTCATGGACGGTCGTGGTCATGGCGGCTCCTTGTCGTTCGGCGGTACTGGCCAGCGCGTTTTGCGCTGGCTGCGCCTAGTCAAGGATCGTCGGGTAAAGGCGTTAGTTCAGCGTAATTTCGCGCTCAAACATTCGCCTCGGGCACCAGGCGCGCGCTGCGGTCGAGGTGATAACGGTGCAGATCCTGCGCCAGAATCAGGTGGCCGTCATAGTGAGCGCGGGCTTCATTGCGGATGTCATCGATGTTCGGGCTGCGCCGTGGATCGCCCTGATAGCGTGCGCTGAAGTGAGTCAAGACCAGGTTGCGCACGCCTGCGTCCTGGGCGAATTGCGCAATCGCGGCGGCGCTGCTGTGGCCGAAGCTGGCGCCGGTGCGCTCGATCAGCGCTTGGGTGAAGGTCGCCTCGTGCACCAGCACGTCGGCGTCCTTGGCCACTTCGGCGAGCAACTCGGGGCGGTCGTTGTCGCCGCAGACGATGATCTTGCGCGGGGCGCGGGAGGCACGCAGATAGTCTTGAGGGTCGAGGGTACGGCCTTGGTGCACTACGGCGATGCCATGCGCCAGTTGCCCCCACAGCGGGCCGCGCGGGATGTGCTCGGCCTCCAACCGTGCCTTATCCAGGCGCGGTTCCGGGTTGACCTCGGTGAACACATAGCCCCGACTGGGCACCCGGTGCGACAGTTGCACTGCGCTGACCTGCACGCTGGCCGAGCGCCAACCGACGAAATCTTCCACCGCGAGCAGACGCAGCTCGAAGGGCAGGTAGGTGTCGCTCACCGCCAATCCCAGACGCACCCAATCGTGCAACGCGGTCGGCAGGATCACATCGAGCGGTTCGCGGCGCCCGGACATCCCCGCGCTGGCCAGCAGGCCGGGCATGCCGAAGCAGTGATCGCCATGCACATGGGTGATGAAGATCGCGCGCAGGTCGCGTACCGATAGCGGGGTGTGCAGCAGTTGGTGCTGAGTGGCCTCGCCGCAGTCGACCAGGTACCAACCGCTACCGGTCGCCTCGATGACAGCTGTGGCACTGACGTTGCGCGCCTTGGTGGGAATGCCGGCGCTGGTGCCGAGGAACAACAGGTCCATGCTGGATCTTTCCTTGCAGTGTGGGGCTATTCTAGGGGGCGATGGCAGAAGTGCACAGGTGGGCGGGAGTCCAGCTTTTGGCACACGTCTCGCCGGGGCGCTGCGCTATAGTCCGGCGCACCATCCTCACCTTCACAGGAGTGCTGTCCGTGACCGAGTACACCGCCTTCAAGGTCGAACTGACCGACCACATCGCCCATGTGCAGATCAACCGCCCGGACAAGGTCAATGCGATGAACGCGGCGTTCTGGGACGAGCTGGTGAGGATCTTCCAGTGGATCGACGACACCGAATCGGTACGGGCAGTGGTCATCAGCGGGGCGGGCAAGCATTTCTCCTCGGGTATCGACTTGATGATGCTGGCCTCGTTGGCCGGCGAGATGGGCCCGGATGTGGGCCGCAATGCGCGCCTGCTGCGTCGCACCATCTTGCGTCTGCAAGCCTCGTTCAATGCCGTCGACCGCTGCCGCAAGCCGGTACTGGCGGCGATCCAGGGGTATTGCATCGGCGGCGCCATCGATCTGGTGTCGGCTTGCGACATGCGCTATTGCAGCGCCGATGCGCAGTTCTCGATCAAGGAAGTGGACATGGGCATGGCGGCCGATGTCGGCACTCTGCAACGTTTGCCGCGTATCATCGGTGACGGCATGATGCGCGAGCTGGCCTACACCGGCCGCATGATCGATGCCCAGGAGGCACTGCGCATCGGCCTGGTGAATCGGGTGCACGAAGAGGCCTCGGCCCTGCTTGAAGCGGTATTCGACATTGCCCGGGACATAGCCGGAAAATCGCCGCTGGCGGTGGCAGGCACCAAGGAGATGATCAGCTACATGCGTGACCACAGCATCGACGATGGCCTGCAGTACATCGCCACCTGGAATGCTGCCATGCTGCAATCGCAGGACTTGCGGGTCGCGGTGGCGGCCCACATGAATAAACAGAAACCGACGTTCGCCGACTGAGCCGTTCGACGTACGTGCCTGAAGGACCATGACCATGTCAGCACGCTGGACTACCGCAGTACTCGACCCGCAGATCGCCGGCGGCTGGGCCGTCGCCCGCAGCCCGGCGGGGTTCCTGGTGGATGACAACGGTGCTTTGTTTCCACGCGACTGGCTCAAGCGCCAAGGGCTGGACGTACTCTGCGAGCACGGCATCGGCCATTTCGACGGCGAGCCAGTCTTCCTCCTCGAACTGCGCAGCGCCACCGACGTGCCTGGCATGACCTGGCGCGGCCTGCGTCAATTCATGCTTGAAGGCGACTTCGAGACCTACAAGCTGCTTGGCTATGCCGCGCAGATCGGCACCTGGGCCCGCGAGCACCGCTTCTGTGGCAGCTGCGGCCAGCCGATGACGCAGATCCGCTGGGAACGGGCGATGCACTGCCTGGCCTGCGACCTGCGCAGTTATCCGCGCATTTCGCCGAGCATGATCGTGTTGGTGACACGGGGCGACGAGGTGCTGTTGGCGCGCTCGCCGCGTTTCGTCAGCGGGGTATACAGCACTTTGGCCGGATTTGCCGAGCCGGGCGAGTCGGCGGAAGATTGTCTGGTGCGCGAGGTCCGCGAGGAGGTCGCGGTGGAGGTCGGTAACATTCACTATGTGGGCAGCCAGTGTTGGCCGTTCCCGCATTCGATGATGCTGGGGTTCCACGCCGAGTATGCCGGCGGCGAGATCGTCATGCAGCCGGACGAAATCGAAGATGCGCGCTGGTTCAACGTGCATGACCTGCCGCCGCTGCCGGCCAATCGTTCCATCGCGCGCTACTTGATCGACCTGTATGTCGCGCGGCGTTTGGGCTTGCCCGAGCCGACGCTGCCCAACTGAGGCCGCGGCGGCTGTTGCCGTCGCCTCTGAGTCAGGCCTGGCCGAACCAGTGCTGCCAGGCCAGGCGCACGGTCAACGCCAGTACCACGGCGATGAAGACTGGACGGATGAACTTGCTGCCGCCGCTGATCGCAGTTCGAGCGCCGAAGAACGCGCCGACCATCACCGCCAGGCCCATGGCCAGGCCGACGATGTAATCCACCTGCCCGGAAACCATGAATACTGTCAGCGCTGCAATGTTGCTGACGAAGTTCATGCTGCGCGCCACACCGCTGGCGCGGACCAGGTCGATGGGGTAGAGCAGTAGCGTGCTCACGGTCCAGAACGCGCCGGTACCAGGACCGGCGACACCGTCGTAGAACCCCAGGCCGAAGCCTTGTGGGAACTGCCAGGTCCGCTTGATCGGGGCTTCAGCGTCCAGGGGGGCCTTGGGCGTGCCGCCGAACAGCAAGTACAGGCCACAGGCGAAAACGATCACCGGCAGCATCTTGTTCAGCCACTCGGCAGGCATGTAGTGGGCAACCACCGCGCCGATCAATGCACCGACCAGTGTGCCGAGAATCGCCCGACGCCATTGGGCGGGATGGAACAGCTTACGGCGGTAGTAGGTGAAGCTTGCAGTGGCCGAGCCGAAAGTCGAGCTCAGCTTGTTGGTACCCAGCACCAGGTGCGGCGGCATGCCGGCGGTGAGTAGGGCGGGCGTGGTGAGCAGCCCGCCGCCGCCGGCGATGGCATCGATGAAACCGGCGACGAAGGCGACTGCAGTCAGGATCAGCAGGGTGAGCGGTTCTACGGTGAGTTCGAAGGGCATGGGACGGCTTTCAGGCAGCGGGCAAGAGCGCGACAAAACGTCGCGCGCGAACGGCCATGGTACTGGCCGAGACGCGCGGTTGCCAGTCAAGGGCGGCGATATCAGGGCTGGCCATTGCGGCCGAACAGTCGGTAGCCTTCCCATTGCCCCAAACGCGCCGCCTCAGCGCGCCAGTTCCTGCGCCACGGCGGAAAACACCGAGCCGGTCATTCGCTCGCTGAGCAGTTCCAGCACGCGCATGCCGGCCAGTGAGTTGCCCGAGGCGTTGAGCGCAGGTGACCACACGCAGATGCTGTAGCGCCCTGGCACCACGGCGACGATACCGCCGCCTACGCCGCTCTTGCCTGGCAGGCCAACCCGGTAGGCGAAGTTGCCAGCCTCGTCGTACAAACCACTGGTGGCCATGATCGCGTTGACCTGCTGTGCCTGACGAGGGCTCAGTACCTGCTCGCCACTGTGCGGGCAGTAGCCGCTGTTGGCCAGGAAGGCGAAGCCTCGGGCCACGTCCACGCAGCTCATCGACAGCGCGCAATGGTGGAAATAACTGCGCAGCACGGCATCGACATCGTTGTGGAAATTACCGAACGCCTGCATCAGGTAGGCCATGGCGGCGTTGCGGGCGCGGTGTTGATACTCGGATTCGGCGACCACTGCGTCGCTGACGATACGCGGATTGGCCGCCAGGCGCCGGACGAAGTCGCGCATCGACAGCGTCGGTGTGGCATAACGCGATTGATTGATATCGCAGATCACCAGCGCTCCAGCGTTGATGAACGGATTACGCGGGCGGCCTTTCTCCACCTCCAGCTGGACCAGCGAGTTGAACGCCTGCCCGGAGGGTTCGTAGCCCAGTCGCGACCAGATGGCCTCGCCGCTGTGGTTGATCGCCTGTACCAGGCTGAACACCTTGGAGATGCTCTGGATCGAGAAGGGTGTTCGCGCATCGCCTGCACAGTGCAACTGGCCGTCCAGGCTCTGCACGGCGATGCCCAGCTGGTTGGGGTCGACCTGAGCGAGGGCGGGGATGTATTGGGCGACCTGGCCCTGGCTGAGCAGTGGGCGGACCTGATCGAGGATCTCTTGCAGTAGTGCTTGCATGGGGGCCTGCGAAAGCGATTGGAAAGGAGCTGGGGAACTGGTCTACAAGACGCGCCGCGGCTTGCCGACGACACACCCGTGACTGGCGATTGTCGGCACGTGCCAGTGGCTCAGCGCGGCTTGAGGGTACGGCGTCCGGTGCTCTTGCTCTTGCCAGTATCGGCGGTGCCTGTCGTGGTCTTGCGTTTGCCTGCGCTGCGGCGTTTCTTCTTCCATGGCGCGCCCTTGCCGGCGGCGGGCGCGGGTGGCCCGTTTATGGTCAAGCGCATGCCCGCGTAGCGTTGCACCAACTTGCCCATCCAGGCCGACTGGCGCGTGACGAATTCGTCCAGGCTCATTTCACCGTTCTGCACCATGTCCAGCGCTTGCTCCCAGATGGCCGTCGTGCCAGGGTCGGCAATCGCCTTGGGCACCGCGTCGATCAGGCTGAACGCGGCGGGAGTGGCCGACAGGGCCTTGCCGTGCTTGATCAGGTAGCCACGATCGAGCAGGCCTTGAATAATGCTGGCGCGGGTAGCTTCGGTACCGATACCGGTGGTCTCCTTGAGCTTCTGCTTGAGCTTGGGGTCGTCCACCAGCTTGGCGACGTTTTTCATCGCCTTGATCAGGTCGCCTTCGGTGAAGGGCTTGGGCGGCTGGGTCCACAGGTCCTTGAGTTGCAGATACTGGAGTGGGCAGTCGTCACCTTGTTTCAGTGAGGGCAGCACCTGAACTGGCGGGGCTTCGCGACCCTTGGTGGCGGTGGCCGAGGAGGACTTGGTCGTCGAGCTCAGGGCCTCGGGCAAGGCGCGGCGCCATCCAGGTTCGACGATGTGCTTGCCGATTGCGCGTAACGCATGGCCAGCGCACTCGAGCTCGGCTTGAGTACGGTCGTATTCGTGGTGAGGCAGGAACTGCGCCAGGTAGCGTGCACGGATGAGCGTGTAGACCGACTTGTGCTTGGGCGGCAGGCGCGCCGGATCGCTGACTGCGACGGTCGGGATGATGCCGTGGTGGGCGCTGACCTTGGCGTCGTTCCAGGCGCGCGAGCGCCGCTCTGGCTGCAGGTACGGCTGCAGGGGGGCCAGGCTTGAGTCGGCACGTTGCAGCGCCGCGAGAATGGCGGGCGCCTCCGCGTGCTGGCTGACAGGCAGGTAGCCGCAGTCGCTGCGCGGGTAGGTGATCAGCTTGTGGGTTTCATACAGCGCCTGGGCAATATCCAGGGTTTCCTGTGCACCCAGGCCGAACTTCTTCGAGCACAGCTCCTGCAGCGTGCCGAGGTCGAAGGGCAGCGGCGCCGCCTCGCGTACGCGCTCGGTCTGCACCTTGAGTACCCGGGCGCTGCCAGCGGCCTGCATCTGGCTCGCCGCGAGCTGGGCCAGCGCCTGGTTCAGGCAGCGGCCCTGGTCGTCGCAAGCCTCTTGCGGCGCGCGCCAGTGCGCGCTGAACAGACTGTCGGCATGGGAAAGCTGCGCTTCGATGGCCCAATAGGCCACGGGTACGAAGTCGGCGATGCTGCGATCACGGTCCACGACCAAGCGCAGCGTCGGGGTCTGGACCCTGCCCACTGGCAGCACGCCTTGATAGCCCGACTGACGCCCGAGCAGCGTGAACAAGCGGCTCATGTTCATGCCGATCAGCCAGTCCGCCCGGGAGCGGCCCAACGCGCAATGGTAGAGGCTGAACGTGTCGCTGCCTGGGCGTAACTGGCCCAGGGCCTTGCGGATCGAGGCGTCGTCCAGTGCCGACAGCCAGAGGCGCTGGACCGGGCCGCGATAACGACAGTGCTCGACCAATTCACGGGCGATCATTTCCCCTTCACGGTCGGCGTCGGTGGCGATCACCAACTCGCGGGCTTCGCCCAGCAAGCGCTTGACCGCCTTGAACTGGCTGGCGGTCTTGGGCTTGACCAGCATCTTCCAGCGTTCGGGGATGATCGGCAGGTCGTCCAGCGTCCAGCGTTTATAGCGGGCGTCGTAGCTGTCTGGCGGTGCGGTTTCCAGCAGGTGGCCGATGCACCAGGTCACGCACACATCGGTGCCCTGCCAGCAGCCGTCGGCCTTGCGGTTGGCGCCCAGTACCTTGGCGATATCCTTGGCTTGGGAAGGCTTTTCACAGAGAAAAAGACGCATGGCGGTGAACGCTTGATCAGAGACGATGGACGCTAGGATGGGCAAGCCAACGCGCTCACGCAAGCTTTATCTGTATGTATGTACAGTTTTGCAGTCAGCGAATATGTCCTTGGATTTGGCATGAACGCCAGTGCCGCAGGGTTGGCTGACTCACCGGTCTCGTGCCAGCGTTACCAGATGCCCCGGATGTGTCATTGGACGATGTCACCGGGCCCTTCTGTCTCA
Proteins encoded in this region:
- the glsB gene encoding glutaminase B; amino-acid sequence: MQALLQEILDQVRPLLSQGQVAQYIPALAQVDPNQLGIAVQSLDGQLHCAGDARTPFSIQSISKVFSLVQAINHSGEAIWSRLGYEPSGQAFNSLVQLEVEKGRPRNPFINAGALVICDINQSRYATPTLSMRDFVRRLAANPRIVSDAVVAESEYQHRARNAAMAYLMQAFGNFHNDVDAVLRSYFHHCALSMSCVDVARGFAFLANSGYCPHSGEQVLSPRQAQQVNAIMATSGLYDEAGNFAYRVGLPGKSGVGGGIVAVVPGRYSICVWSPALNASGNSLAGMRVLELLSERMTGSVFSAVAQELAR
- a CDS encoding DNA topoisomerase III, which translates into the protein MRLFLCEKPSQAKDIAKVLGANRKADGCWQGTDVCVTWCIGHLLETAPPDSYDARYKRWTLDDLPIIPERWKMLVKPKTASQFKAVKRLLGEARELVIATDADREGEMIARELVEHCRYRGPVQRLWLSALDDASIRKALGQLRPGSDTFSLYHCALGRSRADWLIGMNMSRLFTLLGRQSGYQGVLPVGRVQTPTLRLVVDRDRSIADFVPVAYWAIEAQLSHADSLFSAHWRAPQEACDDQGRCLNQALAQLAASQMQAAGSARVLKVQTERVREAAPLPFDLGTLQELCSKKFGLGAQETLDIAQALYETHKLITYPRSDCGYLPVSQHAEAPAILAALQRADSSLAPLQPYLQPERRSRAWNDAKVSAHHGIIPTVAVSDPARLPPKHKSVYTLIRARYLAQFLPHHEYDRTQAELECAGHALRAIGKHIVEPGWRRALPEALSSTTKSSSATATKGREAPPVQVLPSLKQGDDCPLQYLQLKDLWTQPPKPFTEGDLIKAMKNVAKLVDDPKLKQKLKETTGIGTEATRASIIQGLLDRGYLIKHGKALSATPAAFSLIDAVPKAIADPGTTAIWEQALDMVQNGEMSLDEFVTRQSAWMGKLVQRYAGMRLTINGPPAPAAGKGAPWKKKRRSAGKRKTTTGTADTGKSKSTGRRTLKPR